From Bacillus spongiae:
TATTTCTCATAATCTGTAAGTTGTTTATTCATTTCCACTTCCTCCTTCATATTTCAACTCTCGCAAGACTGCTCTGACTGGGCTTCCATCCCCACCAGCGATAGGTAGAGGCATAGCAACTAGCTCATAATTTCTCGGTTGTACTGCTGTGAGATCAATTCCTTCTAATATATGAATCTTGCATTGATTCAATTCATGGTGAGCCACTAGCTCTTTGCTTGAAATAGGGTCAACAGAAGGGACATCCACTCCAATGAGGAGTACCCCTTTTTTAACTAAACAATTGGCTACTCCGCTTTCAATGGGTGGAATCACTTCAGGAAAAACCGTTGTATCCGTCCATTTATTTGTTTTGAAAAGCACGCGCTGAACGCCATCGAGTTCCAGGCTATCTAC
This genomic window contains:
- the kynB gene encoding arylformamidase is translated as MKLYDISRKLHQTTAVWPGDTPYSFDMAWTKLESGSVNVGKVEMSVHSGTHVDAPYHFDEEGKKIDELDLTIYWGTAKVVDVSGQPMITKELVDSLELDGVQRVLFKTNKWTDTTVFPEVIPPIESGVANCLVKKGVLLIGVDVPSVDPISSKELVAHHELNQCKIHILEGIDLTAVQPRNYELVAMPLPIAGGDGSPVRAVLRELKYEGGSGNE